Within Runella rosea, the genomic segment TCCACCCAAGCGAGCCTCCAAACCAAACGCTTTGAATTCACCAACGCTCCGCTAAATGTAGACACCAAATGCCGACAATACAACGGCCGACAGCTCTACATCGGCAAGAGCGGTGGGTGTTACTATATCAATTCCAACGGAAATAAATCGTACGTAGAGCGCGACCTATGCAACTGTCAATAAGCACATTACATTCATTCTCCCCAAGTAGTAATCAACAGATTGCGGGGGCCGCCGTCGTCGCGGTGTTCGCAGAGATAAATCCCCTGCCACATTCCCAAGGCCAAGCGCCCGTGTTGGATGGGTATCAATACTGAACTACCCAACAAAGCGGCTTTTAGGTGCGCTGGCATATCGTCATCGCCTTCATAATTATGCAGGTAATCAGGGTCATTTTCAGGAACCGCTTTATTAAAAAAGGTCTCAAAATCTTGGCGTACGGTGGGGTCGGCATTTTCGTTAAGGGTCAGCGAAGCCGAAGTGTGTTGAATAAACACCTGACACATTCCGACTTTCATCTCCCTCAATTGCGGCAACGCTTGCAACACCTCAGCCGTAATCAGGTGAAAGCCTCTTTTGCGTGCTTTTAAGCGTAGGGGTTGTTGAATGAAATTCATAAAATCCTCACCATTTTCAAGCCAAAACAAATACCTGTATGATTAAAACTACTAGAGATTATTAATATGGTATAAGACCTACAACAACTGTATCAACAATACCGCTAGATGTCATTTACACGGATTATAGCGACAAAATCACAAAAGATATTTAAACGGCATTTTTTACCTTTTCTCATATACTAATCATACTAATAGATAGGCAGTAGCTACTTGCCAAAATCTATATTTATTTATTTTTCAACAAATAGGGGTAAAAAACTGAGAATAGAATTCAAAGACGCTTTTTTAGACCCCAAAACGCAAATTTTATCAGTAAACACAGCGAGCAAAAGCCTTTTTGTTTACCATTAATAGTCCAAAAATAACACCTTTAAGTATTTATTATACCCTATAAAAACACACCAGGATATTTATTGGGTATAATTATATTCAAATATACACCATAAAACATGCTTTCAAAATCAAACTCTTGGGAGAGAGTAAAGGGGAAAATTGAAGTATTTATTCTAAAGTTCAATATCCTATTTTGTGGAATTGTCCTCTTTATTTCAGGAATTGTAGACTTACAACACAGCTGTGAATACAGCGGTTCTTTCTTATGTATTGCAGGATTGGCCTTGCATCCTGCCCCGTGGAAATCCTTAAACGATAAACTTAATTGGAAAACGAGTCGGCGTATTCAACTTACGTTGATTACAGGTTTAATCCTATTCAGAATCATTGCTCATCTTATGCATTTGTACTCAAAAAATCGATGATGCCAACTATCCTATCCATAAGCGAATTATTTTCAAGGTAACTCACCATAAAAAAGCATCTAAAATCCTGTAAAATACAGCTTTAGATGCTTTTTTGAATCTATTAACTTTGAAGGTTATTTGCCAATACAAAAAGTAATAAACATTGATAATCAGTTATTTACAAATAAAAGGTACAAATAAGGTACAAACACCCTTCAAGAACGCAAAAAAACAGCCCTTTTGAGGCTGTCTAAACATTGTTTTATCTGTTATTTGTAACTAAGCCAATACATAGCCCCCCCCCTTTATTTTTGCCGGTATTACGCATGAATGGGTTCACGGGTCAACGGCTTGAAAACGCTAAACTTTCCAATCCCCCCTCCCATACGGTCAATTTATTGACTACAAAAGTTAGGTTTTATTAGGTTGTACCAGCTAAAATATGAAGTTTTATCAAGTTTTAAGCCTCATTTTATGTGATAGGATACCCCCTAAATTCTAATATTGACAAAATACATACAAAAGGTAGGCATGGGTCAAACATTAAAAGGGGGTAAACTTTTACTCTCCCCTCTCTACATATCATTTTAAAAATTGAATTTTATTTGTATGCAGACTAAATAATAAGAAGTTTTGTGTAGTTTTATTCGTTTCTTCCTTTGTAAGATTTGGCTAGTTTTTTTATTTTTTATCAACGCATGGAATACTTTATTGTAACGTTAATTTATGAGTTATTAGATGTAGTAGAATATCCTGTCTATAGGGACTATATTGTAAATACAAATGACCAAATCATTATAGCTGAATTTTTGCAGTCCCCTAAGTATCAAATTGAGGGTTATCGAGTGGCGGGACTATTTAGCCTTTTCCCAATTGCAAAAACAACTGCTGAATCATTGTTAGCCTTGCAAAAGGATACCCCCCCTCCCTATTCGTGGGCAATATCGTATGCAAAAGGTAGGCATGGGTCAATGAATGAAACACTTTAAACTTTAACCCTGCCCCCCCTTTACAGTGTAAAAAACCCTCTACCAATCAAAAGACATACCTTCCCCATTGTTCATTTTGACCGCCTCCACCTTTGGCAGTACATAGGGCATAAGTTTGATTATAAACTCTAATTTATCCTTTGGTTCTAAGGTTTCTAATACATCGGGTATACTTTCTAACTGCTCCCCGATAACGTCCTTTAAAACGGCTCTAATCTCTTTTGTCATACGGTTGGGCGTTCCTTTGGTTCTGCCCCCTGTTTTTATTCCTGCTGCCATTGCTATCTATAATTGTCTATTTTAGAAAAAATTGTGTGACTTTCAT encodes:
- a CDS encoding secondary thiamine-phosphate synthase enzyme YjbQ; translation: MNFIQQPLRLKARKRGFHLITAEVLQALPQLREMKVGMCQVFIQHTSASLTLNENADPTVRQDFETFFNKAVPENDPDYLHNYEGDDDMPAHLKAALLGSSVLIPIQHGRLALGMWQGIYLCEHRDDGGPRNLLITTWGE